From Struthio camelus isolate bStrCam1 chromosome 21, bStrCam1.hap1, whole genome shotgun sequence, one genomic window encodes:
- the SLC35E2B gene encoding solute carrier family 35 member E2B, translating to MSTVASTQTLEESNPPLLEEKPKEKALFQLGSFFANRSEKFVIARSDSVPEENVLKITITETTVIESDLGIWNSHALIYLTLWFFFSFCTLFLNKYILSLLEGEPSMLGAVQMLSTTFIGCIKMFVPCCLYQHKTRISYPPNFIMIMLFVGLMRFATVVLGLVSLKNVAVSFAETVKSSAPIFTVIMSRMILGEYTGLLVNLSLIPVMGGLALCTATEISFNILGFSAALSTNIMDCLQNVFSKKLLSGDKYRFSAPELQFYTSAAAVVMLIPAWIFFMDVPVIGKSGRSFSYNQDVIVLLLIDGVLFHLQSVTAYALMGKISPVTFSVASTVKHALSIWLSIIVFGNKITSLSAIGTVLVTIGVLLYNKAKQHQQETIQSLAVVAPQPAQSMTEDTEPLISKDLKPYD from the exons ATGTCGACTGTAGCAAGTACTCAGACCCTGGAGGAATCTAATCCTCCCCTCCTTGAagaaaagccaaaggaaaaagcATTATTTCAACTGGGCTCATTCTTTGCTAACAGGAGTGAAAAATTTGTAATTGCTAGGAGTGATAGTGTACCAGAGGAGAATGTTCTGAAAATAACTATCACTGAGACAACAGTCATTGAGTCAGACTTGGGCATCTGGAATTCTCATGCTCTCATCTACCTCACTTTGtggtttttcttcagcttttgcacTCTTTTTCTTAACAAATACATTCTCTCATTACTGGAAGGAGAGCCCAGCATGCTAG GTGCTGTTCAAATGCTTTCAACCACCTTCATTGGCTGCATTAAAATGTTTGTTCCATGCTGTTTGTACCAGCACAAAACACGTATCTCGTATCCACCAAATTTCATTATGATAATGCTGTTTGTTGGATTAATGAG ATTTGCAACGGTAGTGTTAGGGCTTGTCAGCTTGAAAAATGTGGCCGTTTCATTTGCAGAAACAGTTAAAAGTTCTGCACCTATTTTTACTGTTATCATGTCCCGAATGATATTAGGGGAATACACTG gaTTGCTGGTTAATCTTTCTCTCATCCCTGTTATGGGCGGGCTAGCTCTATGTACAGCTACTGAAATCAGTTTCAACATTCTGGGTTTCTCAGCAGCTTTATCTACCAATATTATGGACTG tttgcaaaatgtCTTTTCCAAAAAACTCCTCAGTGGAGATAAATACAGATTTTC agCCCCAGAGCTTCAGTTCTATACCAGTGCTGCTGCAGTGGTTATGCTTATTCCAGCTTGGATATTTTTTATG gaTGTGCCAGTAATTGGGAAAAGCGGAAGGAGCTTCAGCTACAACCAAGATGTCATTGTACTTCTCTTAATAGATGGAGTCTTGTTCCACTTGCAAAGTGTTACAGCCTATGCCTTGATGGGAAAAATTTCTCCTGTGACTTTCAg TGTTGCTAGTACTGTGAAGCATGCGCTATCAATCTGGCTAAGTATTATTGTGTTTGGTAACAAAATCACAAGCCTCTCGGCCATTGGGACTGTTTTAGTGACAATTGGAGTTCTACTATATAACAAGGCAAAGCAGCATCAGCAAGAAACTATACAGAGTCTGGCTGTTGTGGCCCCGCAGCCTGCACAAAGTATGACTGAAGATACTGAGCCACTAATTTCCAAGGATTTGAAACCATATGATTGA